CGCCCAAAGCGGTAGGAATAACCGACAAAAGCGTAGCCTAAAGTCACAAATAATTTAATAATGTGGTTTTAGAGAACTGCATAACTAAAATTTCAAATGAAGGGGTAACGCCCAGAAGGGAATTCGCTAATACTTCGAATAGCGTTAGTTGAATACAGACGACTAAGGTTATAAGCTCGGAGAAGTCGTGCGAAGCACACCCTAAAGTAGAAATACTAGGAAAGATACCTAGAGGTAGGTGTTGTGTGTGACAGTGCGGGCGGGGTTGCCATATGGTTAGAATGACCAAATAGGCGGTCTGACAAAATTCCGAATGTACGGCTCTAAACGAATGGCTGGTAGAAATGCCAGTGTACCAGTGGGTACGCAAGTGGGGTAAAGTAAAAGTTGTTAGTATGAAATACCCTCTGTGTTTACAGGACACAGGTATCTTGAGAAAAGTCTTGAAGATAATACTTGCAGGGCTAAAGGAATGACCTAAGTGGTAACAATCCTAAGTTATGTGGAACGTGGAAAGCAACCAATACGGGAGCTGACTGTATCAGCGACAAAGTACCGTAGTTGTATCGAAAATGAAAAGTCTGAAAGAACATTTTCTACAATAAGTGCATTTGTGGTTGTGAGAGTAGTGGCACAGTACCAAAGAAACCGTGATAATAAGCGGTGGAGGGATAGCCACAAGCCGATACTAAATTTTCTTTCATGTCTATATAGTAATCACCAAAAGGAGATTTTCATAGCTGTCGTGGTGCGACTAAGAAAAAATCATTCTCCGATAAGGAGTTGGTTACTATGGCAAAACGAATTGTAAATAAAGCAGAACGAAATGCAGAAAGGTATGACGCTAAAGAAATAGGTTATCAGCTTTATGAAGATAGCCTGAACGGTAAGAGATTTGATAGGCTCATGCCAATGATTGTCTCTGAACAAAACATCATACTTGCATATCGAAATATCTGTAAAAATAACGGGAGTAAAACTCCTGGTACAGATGGTAAAACGATTGTAGAAATACAGAAATTACCTATCGAAATGGTCATAAAAACCATCAGAAACAAGTTGAACTATTATCAACCAAAGAAAATTAGACGAGTAGAAATCCCGAAAGATAATGGAAAGACAAGACCTCTTGGAATTCCGAGTATTTGGGACAGACTGATACAACAGTGTGTCTTACAGGTGTTAGAGCCAATCTGTGAAGCTAAGTTTCACGAAAGAAACAATGGTTTCAGACCGTACAGGTCTACACAGAACGCAATAGCACAGTGCTATAAAATGGCACAAATACAAAATCTGCACTTTGTTGTAGATGTAGACATTACAGGATTCTTTGATAATATTGACCACTCAAAACTTATCCGTCAGTTATGGGGATTGGGAGTACAGGACAGAAAGCTGATTATGATAATCAAGCAAATGTTAAAAGCAGATATTCTATTCAAAGATATCGTCATCACACCAGAAACAGGTACACCTCAAGGTGGTATTCTATCTCCGCTATTAGCTAATGTAGTGTTGAATGAACTGGACTGGTGGGTTGCTAATCAGTGGGAAATGTTCAAAATCAAAGAGGGAAGTACAGGCTACGAGTTTACAAAGGTTGATAACGAGGGAAACATACTCACAATAGACCGAACGCAGAAATGGAACAAGCTCAGAGCAAAAACCGACTTAAAAGAAATGTATATCGTAAGATATGCGGATGATTTTAAAATATTCTGTAGAGATTATGTGACAGCGGTTAAGGTAATGGGTGCGACAAAGCTATGGTTAGCTGAAAATCTTCACTTGAAGACAAGTGATGAAAAATCAGGAATTACTAACCTTAGAAAGAACTACACGACTTTTCTTGGAATAAAATTCAAGGTAGTACCAAAAGGGAATAAGTGGATTATTCGTTCCCATATGGCAGATAAGAGTAAAGTCAAGGTTATCAGTAAACTGGGTTCTGTTTGGAAAGATATTAAAAACCCAAGCAAACAAAGTGAATTAGATAAAAATATAAGTCTTTACAACGCTATGGTAATGGGAATGCACAATTATTACTGTATGGCAACGCTTGTGTCATCCGACTTTGCGGAAATAGCCTTTAAGGTTACAGGGAAAAGTAACGGAATGAATCATAACAAACGATGCTTTCCCATAGAGAAACAAGGTGAAATTACAAGCAAATACATCTTGGATAAGTACGGAAAGTCCAAACAATGTAGATGGATAAATGGTCGTATGATTGTTCCTGTCGGATATGTATCTTATGAATATCCAAAATATAAAAGACGTGAAGTCAACAAATATGTGAGGAAATACTCAGACGCTGAAAACTGTATCAGCTTTGAAGTTATGAAGTATATGATGGAAAATGCTCATCTCTATCCTACATTAGAGATGGCAGATAATGCTCTTTCAAGGTATATAGCACAAAAAGGCAAATGTGCTGTTACGCATAATGCTTTGACCATTGTGGATATGGTCTGTGAACACATCAAGCCTTGCAAAGGAGAAAGAAACGATACTTACAGGAATTTAATTATTCTCTCAAAAGAGGTATCGGATTTGGTAGGAGAAGAAAATAGCAATAAAGTAAGTAAGCTACTCAAAAATCTACCATTGACCAAAGAAATGCAAGATAAAATCAATAAGCTTCGTGAACACAGGGAGCTAGAAATGATACAATTCGAGGACTATATAGGCACTAAAAAGTAAGATTTAGTCGGTGGAACGCCGTGTGATGGGAAACTATCATGCACGGTGTGGAGCGGGGGAAAAGCCCGAGGTGGTAACACCAGAGGCTTACCTATCGCTATTCGGAGAAATCCCAGACTTTGCCGAACAAACCTCAACAGTTCGTTCTAGGAATATGAGTCTTGTGCCTATTCTCCAAAATATTGCTCAACTCCAAGGACTTTATAAGGAAAAAGAGGCTTGGAAAACTATACTGGGGAACTGTGACAGCCTCCTCTATTTGGGTGGAAATGACGAGGAAACTTTCAAATTTATGAGTGGTCTTCTAGGCAAACAAACCATTGATGTCAGAAGTAGCAGTCGCTCTTTTGGGCAGACTGGCTCAAGTTCTACCTCTCACCAGAAAATTGCCCGTGACTTGATGACGGCTGATGAAGTCGGGAATATGAAACGAGATGAATGCCTCGTACGCATTGCAGGAGTTCCTGTTTTTCGAACCAAGAAATATTTTCCACTTAAACATAAGAATTGGAAATGGCTTGCGGATAAGGAAACCGATGTACGCTGGTGGCACTATCATATCAATCCCCTAACCGCTGAGGAAGAGGTAGATTTGTCAGGCCATAAAATAAGGGATTTAAGCACAGAAACGACACTACATTAATAGAAATGAGGAATTATATGAATCAAAAACTATCAGGCTTTGTTTACGGGGTGGACGCTAGCTCCATGTTCTCCCAAGCCATGTCTCTATTACAAAAAGGTTTGATTGCAGTAGGAGCCTTTCTTGTTGTCATGGGCATTATCAACCTTTCAACCAACATTAAAGATGGTGGGCCAGGTGTCCGAAATGCCATTCTAGAAATTGTTGGTGGGGTCATGGTGGGAGCCGCTGGTGCTTTTGTGACTCAGATTACCATTTAGGGGAGGACAGCACATGACATGATAATGAATTTTACGTCACCTTTTGTATTTCTAGCCTCTGAAAAAGTATCTAGCGACAGCCTTTTTGAAGGGTTTCAAGTGGATTTAGAATCAACCGCCAACTTGGTTAAGTCACTAGCGGACTTTAATCCGACGGTGTGGTCTTACATGACAGCCATTACCAAGGGGATTATGCAGCCCTTGGGAGTAGCTATTCTTGCGGTAGTTATTGTACTCGAATTTTCAAAAATGGCCAAGAAAATCGCAAACTCAGGCGGTGCAATGACCTTTGAAGCCATAGCACCTATGATTGTCAGCTACATCATGGTCGCGGTCGTGATTACCAATACGACGGTTATTGTGGAAGCCATTATTGCCATTGCCTCATATGTTATTGAACAAGTGGCAAGTCTTGTCACGAATGGTGGTGCTAATTATGATACCATCTCAGGCATTAAGGGATCTGGAATTGTAGGAAAAATGATTATTGGCTTTTTTGCGATTCTCATTTGGTTGGTACGAATGGCCAGCATCATGGTTGTCAATATCTTGATTACCATTCGCTTTATCCAACTCTATCTGATGATTCCTTTTGCCCCTGTTACCATTCCGACCTTCCTTAGTGATGACTGGAGAAGTGTTGGGATTGGTTACCTTAAAAACATCATGGTCTATGCCGTTCAAGGTATTTTGATTTTTCTAATTGTATCTCTTGTTCCCTTGTTTGAATCGGCTGGAAAGATTGCCGTATCAAATGGAGCTGGAGTGATGGAATCACTTGCCATTATGTTTGGTGGCTTGGTACAGGCCATCTTGTTAATCATTGCCTTGGTTGGCAGTCAACGAACCGCCCGAAGTATTTTGGGGATGTAGGAGGAAGGGAGTCACTATCTCGCCTCCTCTTTTTATAGCTTATTTAGATTGGAGAACATTTATGAACACACGTGTCTTTAAGGACATCTCAAAGGTTCAACACAGGGCATGGCTGGGATTTACAACTAGACAGGTTATTTTTGTATTTCCAGCTGTCGCCCTAACCATTTTGGTTTTGGGCTTGAACCTATTTTATTGGCAATTTGGGGATTGGTTTGTCTATGGTTTTGTTTTTAGCTTTACCATTCCACTCATGTTATTTGGGGTCTATCGCCCCAACGATTTACCATTTGAAATATACCTCAAGTACCGTTTTCATTATGAACTAACGGTGCCAGACCGCACATTTACTGGAAGAAAAGGAGACCAACGTGAAAAAATTAAAACACTCAATGAAATCAAAGACCTCTTCTAATGACAAAAAGCAAAAGATGAAAACACAGAAACAGGAAATCAGCCCTTCTACCGTAAATACGTTAGCCTATCAAGGACTTTTTCAGAATGGCCTTATGCAGGTCAGTCCAAGCTATTTCTCACAAACCTATCTCTTAGGAGATGTTAATTACCAAACAGTTGGCTTAGACGATAAGGGAGCTATTGTTGAGAAATATTCCGATTTAATCAATTCACTGGATGATCAGACCAATTTCCAACTGACCATTTTCAATCAAAAGGTCAATCTGGAAAATTCCGTAAGAGTATTCTCTATCCCTTGCAGGAAGATGGGTTTGATGCTTATCGTGATGAATTGAATCGCATGATGGATGCCAACTTAGAGGCGGGTGAGAACAACTTTTCAGCCGTCAAGTTTCTTTCATTTGGCAAGAGCGACCAAACACCAAAACTAGCTTTTCGTTCTCTGTCGCAAATTGGAGAATATTTCAGGAGTGGTTTTTCAGAGATTGCTGTATCTCTTGGTCTTCTTGGTGGAGAGGAGCGAGTGAATGTCCTTGCGGATATGTTACGAGGTGAAAATCATTTCCCGTTTTCTTACGAGGATTTGACCCTCTCAGGTCAATCCACCAAACACTTTATTGCCCCAACCTACCTTTCCTTTAAATACAAGAATCATATTGAATTGGACGATAGATTATTACAGATTGCTTATGTTCGTGACTATGGTATGGAGCTAGGGGATAAATTTATTCGAGACCTCATGCAGTCAGATTTGGAAGTGATGATTAGCCTACATGCCAAAGGCTCTACCAAGTCTGAAACCATGACCAAGCTAAGAACCAAGAAGACCTTGATGGAATCACAAAAGATTGGTGAACAACAAAAAATGGCTCGGACTGGAATCTATTTGGAGAAGGTCGGCCATGTTCTTGAGAACAACATCGATGAAGCTGAGGCTCTTCTTCAAACCATGACCCAAACAGGAGATAAACTGTTTGACACCGTATTTCTAATTGGCGTGCTTGCGGATACTGAAGATCAACTCAAACAATCTCTTGATATTATCAAGCAAGTGGCAGGGTCTAATGTTATGATTATTGATAACTTGACCTATATGCAAGAAGCTGCCTTTAATAGTCTCTTGCCATTTGGGAAGAACTATCTCGAAGGTGTTTCTCGGTCTCTATTGACTTCAAATATTGCCGTGAATGCACCTTGGACTTCCGTTGATATTCAGGACAAGGGTGGGAAATTTTATGGCATCAATCAAATCTCAAGTAATATCATCAGTATTGACCGTGGCAAGTTAAATACTCCGTCAGGTTTGATTTTAGGGACTTCTGGAGCTGGCAAAGGGATGGCGACAAAACATGAAATCATCTCTACTAAGCTCAAGGAAGCAGATTGCGATACTGAAATTATTATTGTTGACCCAGAAAACGAGTACAGCATTATCGGTCAAGCCTTTGGTGGGGAGAGTATTGATATTGCCCCAGATTCTACTACCTTCTTAAATGTCTTAGATCTATCTGATGAGAATATGGATGAGGATCCGGTTAAGGTTAAGTCCGAATTTCTCTTGTCTTGGATAGGAAAGCTCTTAGACCGCAA
The sequence above is a segment of the Streptococcus suis genome. Coding sequences within it:
- the ltrA gene encoding group II intron reverse transcriptase/maturase: MAKRIVNKAERNAERYDAKEIGYQLYEDSLNGKRFDRLMPMIVSEQNIILAYRNICKNNGSKTPGTDGKTIVEIQKLPIEMVIKTIRNKLNYYQPKKIRRVEIPKDNGKTRPLGIPSIWDRLIQQCVLQVLEPICEAKFHERNNGFRPYRSTQNAIAQCYKMAQIQNLHFVVDVDITGFFDNIDHSKLIRQLWGLGVQDRKLIMIIKQMLKADILFKDIVITPETGTPQGGILSPLLANVVLNELDWWVANQWEMFKIKEGSTGYEFTKVDNEGNILTIDRTQKWNKLRAKTDLKEMYIVRYADDFKIFCRDYVTAVKVMGATKLWLAENLHLKTSDEKSGITNLRKNYTTFLGIKFKVVPKGNKWIIRSHMADKSKVKVISKLGSVWKDIKNPSKQSELDKNISLYNAMVMGMHNYYCMATLVSSDFAEIAFKVTGKSNGMNHNKRCFPIEKQGEITSKYILDKYGKSKQCRWINGRMIVPVGYVSYEYPKYKRREVNKYVRKYSDAENCISFEVMKYMMENAHLYPTLEMADNALSRYIAQKGKCAVTHNALTIVDMVCEHIKPCKGERNDTYRNLIILSKEVSDLVGEENSNKVSKLLKNLPLTKEMQDKINKLREHRELEMIQFEDYIGTKK
- a CDS encoding conjugal transfer protein TrbL, whose translation is MIMNFTSPFVFLASEKVSSDSLFEGFQVDLESTANLVKSLADFNPTVWSYMTAITKGIMQPLGVAILAVVIVLEFSKMAKKIANSGGAMTFEAIAPMIVSYIMVAVVITNTTVIVEAIIAIASYVIEQVASLVTNGGANYDTISGIKGSGIVGKMIIGFFAILIWLVRMASIMVVNILITIRFIQLYLMIPFAPVTIPTFLSDDWRSVGIGYLKNIMVYAVQGILIFLIVSLVPLFESAGKIAVSNGAGVMESLAIMFGGLVQAILLIIALVGSQRTARSILGM
- a CDS encoding PrgI family protein, coding for MNTRVFKDISKVQHRAWLGFTTRQVIFVFPAVALTILVLGLNLFYWQFGDWFVYGFVFSFTIPLMLFGVYRPNDLPFEIYLKYRFHYELTVPDRTFTGRKGDQREKIKTLNEIKDLF